The Deltaproteobacteria bacterium genome contains the following window.
CTATACGGAAAACGTGTTCTGGGTTGACGGGCGCATGGTCAAGACCGACACCGTCGATTTCCGTTACGACGACCTCGATCTCATGAAACCCTGGACCCTGCTGTCCCGCGACGGTAAAATAAACCTTGTCTTTTATCCCGAGGGGGAAAGAAAAAAGAACGTCAACCTGGGATTTCTGATGAGCCGGTTCCGCCAGCCTTTCGGCCGTTTTGAAGGAACTCTCGGTGACGGCGGTCAGGTATACCGCGTTCGCTCCGCCTGGGGTTTTACGGAAGAACACGAGGCGAAGTGGTAGACGGGAGCGACCGTCCTATTGAATGGTCTGAAGAAAGGATATCACCTGCTGTACGCCCGTGATATCCCGGGCCAGGCCGGTGGCATGTTCCGCCGCTTCTTCCGATCGCACGATACCGACGAGCACGACGGTTCCCTGCACCGAGATGACATCGAAGAAGGGCCAGGCGATGTTCTCTTCCTTCTTCAGGAGTTCCTTCACTTCGGAGGAGATCCTCATGTCCTCGGCGGCTCCATCGGGACCGTTCTCCCGGGCGGGCAGGAGAAAGGTGTCGAGCGAGCGAACCCCTTCCACGTTCCGGGCGATCTCAATGGCCCGTGTTTTTTGAGCTTCCTCCTCGTATTCCCCGACAAGACAGGCATGGCCGTTGTAGCACCGGGGATTAAGGCAGAGATCCCTCGTCAGTTCGTCATCGAGGAGCAGTTTGAAGATGGTGGTTACGATCCGCCGGTCCTGTGCCGGGTCGGCGATCGGTCTCTGCGCGGCGGGTGGGACCGTGGAACAGGCGATAAGACCTGCCAGGAGGAGAAACAGGACCGGGACGATGTGTCGTTTTTTCATGATCTCTCCGCGTACTTTCCGCAAACAATCTCTTACGTCACGCACCCGTTGGATGAATCCCTTGTGACGCGGCAATGAAACGGTTTTATGAGGTTCAAAAGTTTTTCTCCTCCCTTTGTAAAGGGAGGCCGGGAGGGATTTTCGTATGTAAAATCCCCCCACCCCCCCCTTTATCAAAGGGGGGCTTTCAGCATGGCACTTTATCAAAGGGGGCTTTCGGTTTGGCACTTTATCAAAGGGGGCTTTCGGTTTGGCACTTAGTCAAAAGGGGGCTTTTCACTTTGTCACTTTGTTGCTTCGCCCCTTTGTCGCTTTGCCCTTTTGTCACTCTATCTCTTTGCCGCCCTGCCACTGACTGTAACCGATTCGGGCCGGTATAAAGGAATTCATCCGATGGCCCGTCAGTGCATGGGAATGATCTCGAAATATTCCAGATGGCAATCCTTCTCGGCCTGGATCAGGATTTTTGCGTTCAGTTTCTTTTCAAGTTTTTCCGTCACGCCCCGCTCATGTTCCAGCAGCATCGACGTGATGTCGGGATGGGCCAGGACCGAGATGGTCTTGGGCGAACCGGTCCGTGATTCCCGTTCCAGGGCCCTGAATATTTCGAAACATATCGTTGTTTTCGATTTGATGCTCCCCCTTCCGGAGCAATAAGGACAGGTCTCACACATGGTTTCTTGAAGGCTTTTCCCCCGCCGCTGCCGGGTCATCTCGACGAGCCCCAGTTCCGATATCTTCTGGATGCTCGTCTTGCTGCGGTCTTTTTCAAGCTCCGCTACCAGAGCATTGTAAACGGTTTCACGATTTTCCTCGATCTCCATGTCTATCAGGTCGATGATGATGAGGCCGCCGATGTTCCGCACCCGGAGCTGATAGGCGATCTCCTTCACCGCCTCCAGGTTTATCTTCAGAATGGTGTCTTCCAGGTCCCGTTTTCCTACGTACTTTCCCGTGTTGACGTCTATGGAACAGAGGGCCTCCGTCTGCTCGATGACGATATATCCTCCCGACTTCAGCCAGACCTTCTTCCTGAGGATCTTTTCGATATCGGGCTCGATCCCGAAATGATCGAATATCGGTTCCGGTCTTTCGTACAGGTCGAGCCGGTACCGTACGTCAGGCATGAATGCGGCCATGAACTCCTTGATTTTCCTGTATTCCTGCGGCGAGTCGATGACCATCCGTTCCATGTCCTCGGTGTAGAGGAAGCGTATGGTGCGGAGCGAGACGCCCAGGTCCTTGTGAACCAGTTCAGGTACTCCCGCCGTTTCCCGCTTGTGCTGGATCGAGTTCCAGAGCCTTACCAGGTATTCGTAGTCGGTCCCAAGTTCCTTTTCTCCCTTGCTCTCGCTTGCCGTCCGCGCAATGATGCCGTGATCATCGACGCGGAGCGCGTCGATGATCTCCCGGAGCCGTTTCCGCTCTTCTTCGTCCTTTATTTTCCGGGAAATACCGACATGAGACAGGGTCGGCATGAGAACGAGATTTCTGCCCGGCAGCGATATGTGAGTGGTAATGCGCGCCCCCTTGGTTGCGAGCGGTTCCTTCGAGACCTGTGCCAGGACCACCTGTCCTTCCGTCAATATTTCTTCGATGGGGAGCGCCTCCTCCACGTAATCGGCGTATTCTTCCTCTTCCGTGTCCTCGGCGGCCAGGAACGCCCGGGGAGAAAGCTCGTTATGTGTGTCGGCCGCGTGAAGGAAAGCCGTTCGTTCCAGGCCGATGTCCACGAACGCGGCCTGCATGCCGGGAAGCACGCGAACAACACGTCCCGTGTAAATGTTCCCGGCAATGGAACGTTCGTCGATGCGCTCGATATGAAGGTCCGAGACGGTGCCGTTTTCCAGAACGGCGATCCTCGTCTCATAATCGGTGCAGTTAAAGATCATTTCTCTGGCCATGATTGTTTCATCCTGTGTGAAAAAGTGTTCTTGTCCGCACCGTGCGGGCCCGCAGCACCGTTTCGTCGTCGATCTTCAGTACATGGCTGAGCACGTCCGCCGGTCTGACCCCCCCCCCGCTGTCAATATGCAGCACCATGGTGAGCGTGCCCGTTACCCCGTCAAAGGTGATATCACCGACGAGGGGACGGATATTTTTCCACTTCTGCCTGCCCTTCCTGGTCCTGGCAAGCACGAAGGTCTCCTCCCGCAGAAAGGAGTCGATCTTTTCCCCGAAGTCATGGCCCCCGTATTCTCCGGGCAGGGTGATCTTATAGATGAACCCCGTAATGTGCCCGGCCGGTGCATCACTATTTATCGGAATTTCTTTTATGTCAAGGATTTCGAGCCCCCGGGGGAGGAAGGAATTCAGAAAATCCACCAGGCCGAACGGTTCCGGTGCCCCCTTTTGTATCTCCACATCCATGTATTCGTCGATACTTTCGATCCCGACCGGCAGGGCCGGGGACATCGATATCCGGGGATGCGGATGAAATCCCTTTGAGAATGAAAAGGCGATCCCGCACCGCGACATGCCCCGGACAAGGGCAGACGACATCTCAAGATGCGAAAGATAGCGGGCCGGTCCTGTCTTGGCGAAATGAAAGCGGAGTTTCCTGACCGGGCCCTCCGGCGCCTCCTGTCCCGCCCCCGCCGGCGCGAAGACGGGTTTTTCCTCCGGCGGTGCAAGACGGACCTGCAAGGCGCCGTCGCAGACGCCGCACCGGGTGCAGGCACCGAAACGGCAGTCCTCCGTTGTTTCCCCTGCCAGCGATTTCCGATATTCCTCGATCAGGAAAGTTTTTTCCACGCCGGCATGAATGTGGTCCCAGGGCAGTGCTTCATCGGTCGACCGTTGCGCGAGATACCGGGCCGTATCGATGTTACTGTGAAACAGGGCCTCTTCCCACCGTTCGAAGTCAAGCCGGTCGCCCCAGCCGTCGAAACGACAGCCCAGTGCCCGGGCGGCGGTGATAAGCTCCCCTGTTTCTGCTCCGCCGCGGGAAAGGATTCCCTCGAGAAGACTCATCCGCCGGTCATGCCACTTAAGGGTCAGGTTCCGGTGGCGGAGATGTTTTTTGAGAAACTCCTGACGTTCTTTGATCTCTTCCTGTTCTATCTGCCGGCACCACTGAAAGGGCGTGTGCGGTTTCGGGATAAAAGTGGATATGCTCACCGTGACGTTCCGCCGGTTATCACCTTCCCGAAGCACCTTGTAGGCAAGGTCGACGATCCCGTCCAGGTCCGCCGCGGTTTCGCCGGGAAGCCCGATCATGAAATAGAGCTTGATCGATCTCCATCCGGCGGAGAAGACCCGTCGTGCCGTCGTAAGGAGGTCCGCTTCCGAATTTCCCTTATTGATGACGTTGCGCAATCTCTGGGTGCCCGCTTCGGGGGCCAGGGTGAAACTGGTCTTCCGCACGCGCTTTATCTGATCGATCAGCCGTTCCGTCAGTGTTTCAGTGCGAAGCGAGGGAAGCGCCAGGGCGATCCGCCTGTCATAATACCGGTCCATGAGAGATTCCAGCAGTTGTTCGATGCGGGAGTAGTCGCCCGAACTGAGTGACAGCAGGGATATCTCGTCGCAACCCGTCGCCGACAGCATGGTGTCGGCCATGTCCATGAGAAGTTCGGGTGAACGCTCCCTGACGGGGCGCCAGACCATCCCGGCCTGGCAGAACCGGCATCCCCTGGTGCATCCCCTGGCTATTTCAACCGTCGCCCTGTCGTGGACAGTCCTGATCAGGGGGATCAACGGTCTCAGCGGGTACCGCCATCGGTCGAGATCGGTCACGGTTCGCTTTCTGATGATATCGCCCGGCCGGTGGAGCGAAGGAACGTAGACCCCCTGAAGTCCGGCGAGAAGTTCAAGGACATGCCGCCTGCCGGACCCGAGTTTCCCGGCCCGGGCAACGGCGCGGGATATTTCGATGACCACTTCTTCGCCTTCACCGATGACCAGCGCGTCGAAGAAGGGGGACATGGGTTCCGGATTGAACGTGCAGGGGCCTCCGGCGATGACGATGGGGTCCCCCTCGCGACGCTCCTCCGCCCGAAGGGGAACGCGACCGAGTTCCAGCATGTTCAGCACGTTGGTGTATGAAAGTTCATACTGCAGGGAGAAACCCACGATGTCGAAGCGGTTGAGCGCCGTGCCCGATTCCAGCGAGGACAGGGGGTACCCGCTTTCTCTCATGCGGGATTCCATGTCCTCCCAGGGAGCGAAGACCCGTTCGGCGCAGATATCAGGTTCGTCGTTGAGGAGGCCGTACAGTATCTGGAGACCCGTGTGGGACATTCCGATTTCGTACGTATCGGGGAAGGCGAGAGCAAAGCTCACGGCACAGCGGGAACGATCCTTTACGACCGAATTGACCTCACCGCCGATATACCGGCCCGGCTTCTGTACGAAGGGGAGAAGTTCTTCAAGTTCTTTCTGCGTCATGAACGATTCAGGGTGTTAAAAGCGGCCCTGGAGACCGCGGCGGACCGCCGCAGGGCGGTCAGTTCCTCTTCGGCAAGGGGTATTTCGCAGATCTTTTCCACGCCCGATGCTCCCAGAATAACGGGCACGCCAATATAAGTCTGGTCGATGCCGTATTCACCCTGGACAAATGCCGAAACAGGGACCAGCCTCTTGCTGTCCGCGAGGATCGCTTCGACCATGACGGTCGTCGATGCCGACGGTGCGTGCCAGGCGCTTCCCGTTTTAAGAAGATTGACGATCTCGGCGCCGCCCTGACGGGTCCGCTCGATTATTTCTTCACGGCGTTCTTTTTTGATAAAGTGATCGATCGGTATTCCCTTGACGGTGGTGCAGCTTTCAACAGGAACCATCGAGTCACCGTGACTGCCGAGCACCAGTGCGTTCACATCCTTTATCGACACGCCCAGTTCGCGGGCGAGAAAGGCCGTGTACCGCGCCGTATCAAGGACCCCGCCCATACCCATGACCCGGGCCGCCGGAAACCCGGATCTGACCAGCGCGAGGTGGGTCATGACATCGAGAGGGTTCGTGACCATGATGATGATACTCTGCGGTGCATATGTCCTGATGTTGTCCACGACGGACGTTACGACGGCGCCGTTTTTCGCGGCCAGGTCATCCCGGGACATTCCGGGCGTTCTCGGAAACCCCGCGGTAACAACGACGATCCGTGAACCTGCCATCAGGGCGGGATCATTCGTTCCCGTCACGACACAGTCGAATCCTTCAAGCGACGCCGATTGGATAATATCCAGAGCCTTGCCCTGGGGGATTCCCTCGACAATATCCAGCAGGACGCAGTCGGCGAGCCTCTTTTCCGCAATTCGCTGTGCGACCATTGTTCCCACGAACCCTGATCCGACGACGGTGACCTTTTCTCTCATGAACCCTCCGCTCTCAGAGACGCATCATTTTTTTAATAATGTTAAACCATAGCATAAATGGCATTGTGTGAAAAGCGCCGTCCGGCTCGGGGCGGTTTCTCATCGTCGGGACAGGATGTGCCGGTATTTATAGAAGTGCTGCTCGATGTCGCGCAGCTTGGAAAGCACGAAACGGGACGGAAAGGAAGGCTTCGCGATATAGGGGAGAGAGTCTCTTTTGAAATCGGCCAGGAGCTGTGTGAAAACGGCGTCTTTTTCATCCCTGTCGACAAAGGTTCGTTCCTTTCCATATTCGTAGGTGATCTCCTGTCCAAACACCCGCCGCACCTTGTCGTACTGCGCGGGGTCACTGAAATATTCAGGCCTGACGGGTACGGTAACGGAGACCCGCAGTTCGACCTTGGTCGTATCGACGGCGATCCGCCGGGAACGGTCCCAGACCTGCAGGGTCAATGAGTTCGGCAGGGATATTTCCTCGATGAGATTCATGGCGTCATTCAGCGGTTTTCACAACGTTATCTTTTCTGTCTCAGCTTATTGCTTGACTTTCGATGCTCGTGATATATAACCCTCCGGTAATAACGCGGTGCGAGGACCGACAGGCATGGAAAAAGAAAATGCGATTCTCCTGCTCTCATGCCCCGATCGAAAGGGTATCGTGGCATCCATATCCAATTTTATTTTTAAAAACAACGGAAATATTATACGCGCCCAACAGCACTCACCGCAGGGGGAGAACATGCTCTTCATGCGGATCGAATGGGACCTCGACGGGTTTCACATTCCCCGTGAAGAGATAAACAGCGCCTTCAAGCCCCTGGCGGACGAATTCCAGATGGACTGGGAGGTCCGCTTCTCCGATTATATTCCCCGGATCGCCATCTTCGTGTCGAAGCACGTTCACTGTTTTCACGACATCATTCTGCGGCATCGCATGGGGGAATTCACGGCGGAGATTCCCCTGGTCATCAGCAATCATCTCGAGCTGAAGGCACTGGCGGAGCAACTGGGGCTGACGTTCCGCCACTGCCCGATAACACAGGACAACAAGGCCGAACAGGAAAAGAAAGAGATCCGGGAACTGGAACGTCACCGGATCGACTTGGTCGTCCTTGCCCGTTATATGCAGGTCCTGACGGCCGACTTTGTGAACCGGTATCAGAACCGGATCATCAACATTCACCATTCCTTCCTGCCGGCCTTCGCCGGGCGCGAACCGTACCGGCAGGCCTATGAACGAGGCGTCAAGATCATCGGCGCCACAAGTCATTATGTGACGGAAAAACTCGATGAGGGACCGATCATCGCACAGGACGTGATAAAGATCACCCACAAGGATACCCCGGACGACATGATGCTGAAAGGTAAAGACCTGGAACGCATCGTGCTGGCCAGAGCGCTGAGGCTCCATCTGGATAACCGGATCCTTGTGTACGGAAAGAAAACGATCATTTTCGAATAACCTCTGCGTCGTCGGGCCGAGTGGCTCGCAGGCCCGTTTCCCCGTTCTTTCAAGCCGGCAGCCGGTAGTGCTCCGTCCGGGGGCATCCGCCCGGACCATTCACTCCGCTCTGGTTTTCTCCGGTGGGAGGAGGTACAATAGCGCATCTGCCGGGGGGATCGAGGGGGGTAATGAAAAAGAGAAATCTTTATACTTCCACCGATATTGAACATTCCTACCGCAGGATCGGGGAGCACAAGCGTTCACGGCATATCATCCTGAGGCATTCATACAACCCCGCCGATGTGAGGAGCGTCGCCCTTGAGGGACTTCCTCTGAAAAGAATGCGAACGGTCCTCGATCTGGGGTGCGGGTATGGGTACTTTACGGAACATCTCGGCGGGCTGCTTGCCGGTGATCCCCATATCGTCGGCATCGACCTGGTCGAGAGCAACCGGGAAGCATTTCTCGAAACCCTTGATTCCATCGGCTGCCGGGGTGAATTCCATGCGGGAAATTCTGAGAGTATCAGAAACATGGAAAGCGCCCGGTTCGATCTCGTCATAGCCAGTTACTCACTGTACTTCTTTCCCCACCTGATCGGGGAAATAGCCAGGATCACGAAGCCGGGAGGGATCTTCGTGGCCATCACCCACAGCCGTCATTCCCTGAAGGAAATAATGAAGTTCATCCCGGACTGCATGGAGCGGGCCGGTATCGAGCGGCCGGATGAGATGGCGATCAACCGTCTTTTTGACGCTTTTTCTCTTGAAAACGGTGAATCGTTGCTCAGACCCCACTTCAAGCAGGTGGAGATGCTTCCCTTTCCCAACTATCTGACCTTTTCCCCCTCGGAGATCGATTCCTTCATCGAATATCTCCGGGGGAAGGAATTTCTCATTATGAAAGATGTTCTTGACAGGTTTCCGGGGAAGATCGACGAGGTGAGAAACTGTTTTTATAAAAAGATCCTTGAAAAGTCTCTTCAGGACAGCGGGATCAGGGTAACGAAGGACGACGGGATATTTCGATGTTACCGGCATTGACCGTTGCAGAGGGTGGCGCATGAAACAGCTGAAGAAGTACTGTTCCTATTGCGGGAAAAAACTTGTCAGGCTTCCCGTTGAAGGGAAGCATCGCGATTACTGCATCGATTGCGACAGTGTGTTCTACGAGAATCCCCTGCCGGTGGCGTGCAGCCTGGTGGTCAATGATGACCGTGAAGTGCTGCTGGTGAAGCGCAAAAAAGAGCCTTACCGCGGCATGTGGTGTCTTCCCATGGGATTTGCCGAGACGGGGGAGGGGATCCGGGATGCCGCTCTCAGGGAACTGAAGGAAGAGGCGGGCCTGAAGGGGGATGTCATCCGTCTCATCGATGTAGATACCGTGGATAACTATTTCTATGGTCCCCTGGCCATTGTCACCTATGAGGTGCGGAAGACGGGCGGGAAGCTCCGCCCCGGCGACGATGCCGAGGAAGCATCCTACTTTCCCGTGACGGACCTTCCGAAACTGGCCTGGACGTCCAATGAAAAGGCCGTGGACATCTATGTCGGATTGTACCGGGACACCTGGGCAATGATAGATTCGTTCCGTCGCCTCTTTCCCGAAATGAGCATTCTTGAAGACCTCAACTCACAGGATGCGAAGCAGGCCGTTCTTCTTTCCAATGTCCTCGTCCAGGTACTGCACCGCGACCGTGAGGAGATATCCCGCCGATGGCTGGAGGACATGCAAAGCATCCGGCCGAATCTCGGCCCGCGCCTGAAACCCCTGAAGGAGTTGAACCGTCGGATACTTTCATCGGCGAGGCTGTGGCTCAAGGGCGGTGACGACGCCGTTGACTTCATGGAATATGCCGACAGGGGGCCCATCCTGAGGGGAAAGCACGTCGCTCTGTCCGACATTCTCACAGCGACCGCCCTGAGCAGAAAGGCGATCTGGACGCACGTGGTCGGGAAAAAGATACTCAACACGCCGCTGGAAATTTATGCGGCCCTGGAATTGAACAACCGGATCATATTTTTCTATGACAAGATAAACTACTACCTGACCCTTCATTACAGTGAATGACCGTGCCGGGAGCGCATCCGCGCGTCGCCGGCGAAAGCGCCGGTCATGCCGGCGAAACGGTCCCGTGGCGTCTCAGGAGGGCCATGCCGTTTTCCCTGAATATCCGTTCATAACACTCCCCGGACAGGTTGAAGCTCAGTAGGCAGTCGATCTCGTCTTCCCGGGGATAGATGAGGTTCGGGAAGTCGGAACCGTAGACGATCCGGTCCTTGTAGCGCTCGATGAGTTCCGGCGGCTGATCGAACATGAAGGGAGATTCAGGCAGAAAGGCCCAGGCGGTGTCGAGGATGATGTCGGGATACTCATCGAGCAGGTCGATGAATTCCCGGTATTCCAGACTTCCCATATGGGCGATCGTAGCCGGCAGCCGCGGGAAGCGGAGCAGAAGCTTTCTGAAATTATCGATACCCACGTAGGGATTTCCCACCGGACCCGTTCCCGCGTGAAAGAGGATCCGCTTGTCGGCGTCAATGACCTGCTCGTAGAGGGGAAACAGCCGCTCATCGAGAGGATGGAATTCCTGTACCAGGAGCTGGAGCTTGAAACCGAGCACCCGCGGATGTTCCAGGAGAGATGCGACCATTGACCGATTATCCCGGTCGTCGGGATGATAGGCCGCAAAGCAGAAGAGCCGGGGGAATTCTTCCAGCACGCTCAGGTTCCATTCATTGAGGCCGCGGGCGACACCGGGACGGTGGGCGTAATTCGAATAGGCGATATACTCGACATTGCGTTCGTGCAGGTATTCTATGCATTCCCGGTAATAAAGCCGGTGGATGATAGGTATTCCATAGTCCGATTCGAAGAAGTGCCATATGGCGTCAAAAAGCCTGTCGGGAAAGAGATGAACGTGAAAATCAACAATACCGGCGGGAATACCCTCCATGATCACCCCTGAAATGCTGGTCTGTGAAGCGAGGGAACCATAGCAGGTTCGCTGGGGTTTCGCAATTCGTTATTCGTACAAAAAAAAAGGCCCGAACAGGAACGGGCCTTTTTTTTCGTACGTGCGGGTGTTTCAACCTTCGTACATGCCGTCGATTACCCGGGAGAATTTTGAATTGATGACCTTCCGCTTCAGCTTCAGTGTGGGTGTGAGCTCTCCTGTTTCGATAGTGAATTCATTGGGGAGCAGAGTGAATTTCCGCAGTTGCTCGACCCGCGCGTAATCCTTCATGAGTTCCTTGATCCTGCCGTCGTAGAACGCGACTATTTCGGGATTCTTTATCAGTTCTTCATTGTCGGCAAATGATATGCCCTTGTTCTTCGCGTAGGATGACAGCTCGGCGAAGCTGGGAACGATAAGGGCGCTGAGATACTTTTTGCCCTCACCGATGGTGACGGCCTGCTCGATAAAAAGGTCCTGGGTGAGCGTGTTCTCGATATTCTGGGGGGAGATGTTCTTTCCGCCGGCCGTTACGATCAGGTCCTTCTTCCGGTCCGTGATGTGCAGGCATCCCGTGTCGTCGATGAACCCGATGTCCCCGCTCATGAACCATCCGTCATCGGTAAAGGCGGACGCCGTCGCGTCGGGCTTGTTGAAGTAGCCTTTCATGACCTGGGGGCCCTTGATGAGGATCTCGCCGTCGTCGGCGATCCGGACTTTCGTGTCGGGAAGGACGGGGCCGACGGACCCGAACTGGAACACGTCGAAGGTGTTCACGTTCGTGACCGGTGACGTTTCCGTCAGGCCGTATCCGTTATGCACGTTGATGCCGATCCC
Protein-coding sequences here:
- a CDS encoding BON domain-containing protein, with translation MKKRHIVPVLFLLLAGLIACSTVPPAAQRPIADPAQDRRIVTTIFKLLLDDELTRDLCLNPRCYNGHACLVGEYEEEAQKTRAIEIARNVEGVRSLDTFLLPARENGPDGAAEDMRISSEVKELLKKEENIAWPFFDVISVQGTVVLVGIVRSEEAAEHATGLARDITGVQQVISFLQTIQ
- a CDS encoding Rne/Rng family ribonuclease — protein: MAREMIFNCTDYETRIAVLENGTVSDLHIERIDERSIAGNIYTGRVVRVLPGMQAAFVDIGLERTAFLHAADTHNELSPRAFLAAEDTEEEEYADYVEEALPIEEILTEGQVVLAQVSKEPLATKGARITTHISLPGRNLVLMPTLSHVGISRKIKDEEERKRLREIIDALRVDDHGIIARTASESKGEKELGTDYEYLVRLWNSIQHKRETAGVPELVHKDLGVSLRTIRFLYTEDMERMVIDSPQEYRKIKEFMAAFMPDVRYRLDLYERPEPIFDHFGIEPDIEKILRKKVWLKSGGYIVIEQTEALCSIDVNTGKYVGKRDLEDTILKINLEAVKEIAYQLRVRNIGGLIIIDLIDMEIEENRETVYNALVAELEKDRSKTSIQKISELGLVEMTRQRRGKSLQETMCETCPYCSGRGSIKSKTTICFEIFRALERESRTGSPKTISVLAHPDITSMLLEHERGVTEKLEKKLNAKILIQAEKDCHLEYFEIIPMH
- a CDS encoding TIGR03960 family B12-binding radical SAM protein; protein product: MTQKELEELLPFVQKPGRYIGGEVNSVVKDRSRCAVSFALAFPDTYEIGMSHTGLQILYGLLNDEPDICAERVFAPWEDMESRMRESGYPLSSLESGTALNRFDIVGFSLQYELSYTNVLNMLELGRVPLRAEERREGDPIVIAGGPCTFNPEPMSPFFDALVIGEGEEVVIEISRAVARAGKLGSGRRHVLELLAGLQGVYVPSLHRPGDIIRKRTVTDLDRWRYPLRPLIPLIRTVHDRATVEIARGCTRGCRFCQAGMVWRPVRERSPELLMDMADTMLSATGCDEISLLSLSSGDYSRIEQLLESLMDRYYDRRIALALPSLRTETLTERLIDQIKRVRKTSFTLAPEAGTQRLRNVINKGNSEADLLTTARRVFSAGWRSIKLYFMIGLPGETAADLDGIVDLAYKVLREGDNRRNVTVSISTFIPKPHTPFQWCRQIEQEEIKERQEFLKKHLRHRNLTLKWHDRRMSLLEGILSRGGAETGELITAARALGCRFDGWGDRLDFERWEEALFHSNIDTARYLAQRSTDEALPWDHIHAGVEKTFLIEEYRKSLAGETTEDCRFGACTRCGVCDGALQVRLAPPEEKPVFAPAGAGQEAPEGPVRKLRFHFAKTGPARYLSHLEMSSALVRGMSRCGIAFSFSKGFHPHPRISMSPALPVGIESIDEYMDVEIQKGAPEPFGLVDFLNSFLPRGLEILDIKEIPINSDAPAGHITGFIYKITLPGEYGGHDFGEKIDSFLREETFVLARTRKGRQKWKNIRPLVGDITFDGVTGTLTMVLHIDSGGGVRPADVLSHVLKIDDETVLRARTVRTRTLFHTG
- the mdh gene encoding malate dehydrogenase, with amino-acid sequence MREKVTVVGSGFVGTMVAQRIAEKRLADCVLLDIVEGIPQGKALDIIQSASLEGFDCVVTGTNDPALMAGSRIVVVTAGFPRTPGMSRDDLAAKNGAVVTSVVDNIRTYAPQSIIIMVTNPLDVMTHLALVRSGFPAARVMGMGGVLDTARYTAFLARELGVSIKDVNALVLGSHGDSMVPVESCTTVKGIPIDHFIKKERREEIIERTRQGGAEIVNLLKTGSAWHAPSASTTVMVEAILADSKRLVPVSAFVQGEYGIDQTYIGVPVILGASGVEKICEIPLAEEELTALRRSAAVSRAAFNTLNRS
- the purU gene encoding formyltetrahydrofolate deformylase encodes the protein MEKENAILLLSCPDRKGIVASISNFIFKNNGNIIRAQQHSPQGENMLFMRIEWDLDGFHIPREEINSAFKPLADEFQMDWEVRFSDYIPRIAIFVSKHVHCFHDIILRHRMGEFTAEIPLVISNHLELKALAEQLGLTFRHCPITQDNKAEQEKKEIRELERHRIDLVVLARYMQVLTADFVNRYQNRIINIHHSFLPAFAGREPYRQAYERGVKIIGATSHYVTEKLDEGPIIAQDVIKITHKDTPDDMMLKGKDLERIVLARALRLHLDNRILVYGKKTIIFE
- a CDS encoding class I SAM-dependent methyltransferase translates to MKKRNLYTSTDIEHSYRRIGEHKRSRHIILRHSYNPADVRSVALEGLPLKRMRTVLDLGCGYGYFTEHLGGLLAGDPHIVGIDLVESNREAFLETLDSIGCRGEFHAGNSESIRNMESARFDLVIASYSLYFFPHLIGEIARITKPGGIFVAITHSRHSLKEIMKFIPDCMERAGIERPDEMAINRLFDAFSLENGESLLRPHFKQVEMLPFPNYLTFSPSEIDSFIEYLRGKEFLIMKDVLDRFPGKIDEVRNCFYKKILEKSLQDSGIRVTKDDGIFRCYRH
- a CDS encoding NUDIX hydrolase, which gives rise to MKQLKKYCSYCGKKLVRLPVEGKHRDYCIDCDSVFYENPLPVACSLVVNDDREVLLVKRKKEPYRGMWCLPMGFAETGEGIRDAALRELKEEAGLKGDVIRLIDVDTVDNYFYGPLAIVTYEVRKTGGKLRPGDDAEEASYFPVTDLPKLAWTSNEKAVDIYVGLYRDTWAMIDSFRRLFPEMSILEDLNSQDAKQAVLLSNVLVQVLHRDREEISRRWLEDMQSIRPNLGPRLKPLKELNRRILSSARLWLKGGDDAVDFMEYADRGPILRGKHVALSDILTATALSRKAIWTHVVGKKILNTPLEIYAALELNNRIIFFYDKINYYLTLHYSE
- a CDS encoding amidohydrolase family protein, whose product is MEGIPAGIVDFHVHLFPDRLFDAIWHFFESDYGIPIIHRLYYRECIEYLHERNVEYIAYSNYAHRPGVARGLNEWNLSVLEEFPRLFCFAAYHPDDRDNRSMVASLLEHPRVLGFKLQLLVQEFHPLDERLFPLYEQVIDADKRILFHAGTGPVGNPYVGIDNFRKLLLRFPRLPATIAHMGSLEYREFIDLLDEYPDIILDTAWAFLPESPFMFDQPPELIERYKDRIVYGSDFPNLIYPREDEIDCLLSFNLSGECYERIFRENGMALLRRHGTVSPA